In Prosthecobacter vanneervenii, the genomic stretch GCCAGGCCTCGCTCGTCTTCGAATAATGCAACCCGCTGACGCACCAGTGGTCTTCGATCTTCAGGTCGTCCTGAAAGTAGAGCAGCAGGTCGTCGCTGGGCATCTGGCCGCCGGTGAAGAAGTATTTGGCCATCCAGTCGTCATCGCTGCGCACTTCGTAGTGATATGCGTACTCGCGGTGGGTGAAGATGTGCACGAAGAGCTTGCCGCGCGGCTTGAGCCAGGTGGAGACACGGCGCAGCAGCTCTTGATAGTTTTTCATGTGCTCAAACATCTCCACCGAGACACAGCGATCAAAAATGCCGTCTCCCACGCCCTGGAAGTGAACCATGTTGGCGGTGATGATGGTGAGATTTTTCAGCCCACGCTTCTCCGCCTCGGCATCGATGAAAAGCTTCTGCGTGCGCGAATTGGAAACGCTGGTGATCTGCGCGTTCGGGTAATGCTCCGCCATCCACAGCGAGAGCGACCCCCAGCCGCAGCCGAGCTCCAGGATGCGCTGGCCGTCCTGCAGCTCTGCGCGCTCGCAGGTCAGCTTCAGCATCGCGGCCTCGGATTCATCGAAGGTGGTGTTTTCATCCGGCCAGTAGCCGGAGCTGTACTTGAGATGCTTGCCCAGCACGAGCTGGTAGAAGCGCGTGGGCACCTCGTAGTGCTGCTCATTGGCCTCATCTGTGGCGATGGCCACGGGCATCTGCTTGAGATCCTGAACGTAGCGCATGAGCGCGGCGCGCTGCGCCTCGGCGGTGGGCTGCTTGTTTTCTCGCAGCGTCTCCGCCAGCCGCTGACGGATTCCCAGGCGGATCATGGGATCGGGGAGGATGTTCTTGGCGAGGATGGCGTTGATGGTGCTCATGCGTGTGGAGGGTTATGCGGCCGGTGATGGAAAATGGATTCAGCTTTTTGGCGGCCACGGCACAAAGGCGCTCGTGGTGCGCTGGTATTCGCGGTAGGCGTCCCCCTTGCTCTTCACCGCGCACTCTTCCGTGAGCGGGATGCCGGTGACGCGCAGTAGAAAGTGGAGCATGAGCAGCGGTGCGTAGAGCGTGACCCAGCCCCAGGGCGAGCCGCAGGCAAACAGCCAGAAGCCCCACCACACCACCGATTCAAAGAAGTAGTTCGGATGCCGCGAATAGCGCCAAAGGCCCACCTGGCAGACCTTGCCCTTGCTGGCGGGGTCCGCCTTGAAGCGCTGCATCTGCGCATCGCTCAGCGCCTCGCCGCAGATGCCGGTCAGCCACAGCAATGCACCGGCGATTTCGATGGCGTTAAGCTGAGGTGCTGGGTTCAGGCATGCCAGCAGCACAGGCACCGCCAGCAGCACGATGAGCACTGCCTGCGCCTGGAAGAAAAAGAAGAAATTGCGCGCCAGAGCATCACGCCATTTTTCGCGCAGCACCGCATAGCGCACGTCCTCATGCGGGTGGTGGCGTTTGACGCGAAAGAAAAGATACGTGCCCAACCTCACGCTCCACACCACCGCCATCGTCACGGCGATGATCTTGCGCTGCGTCCACCCGCCTCCGGCCAGCCACGCGTAGAGCGGAGCCACCACAGCCAGTGCGTAGGACCACGTCACATCCACAAAGCTGAAGTTGTCCAGCTTCAGGCTGAGCAGCCAGGTGAGGGCAAAGAGGCCTACGGCCACCGCCGTGCCCACGGCGGTCAGAAACCAAAAGTCATGCGTCATGATTCGGAAAGCGGATGTGTTTGTGCAGTTTGTCCACGAACGGTCTGCTGATGAAATACACTGCAGCAATGAGCAGCGGCGCCAGCAGCAGCCACACCACCACGCCGTAGAGACCGATCATGCCAAACTCGGCTAGAAACTGCATCGGATCGGCAAAGAAGCGCTCCATCATCATGGGGATGGAAAGCGGCACATGCGCGGCTCCGAAAAGATCCTCACCAGTGCGCATGAAGATGAGGATGGTGGCCAGCTGCACGGGATAGACGAGCTCGCGAAACACATGCAGCACCGGCTGATTCAGCTTCAGCAGCATGCCCACTCCCAGCGCCAGCAGGGCCGTGGTGCCCAGCAGCGGAAACACACCGGTGGCCACTCCAAAGGCGATGGCCTGCGAGATCTTGGCCGGAGAGGTGCCCTGTGCCAGCTGCGCACTCACAGGCTTCACCACCCAGCGGCGCCAGAGAGATTCTTTGGATGGGCTGGGGGTGGCGTCTGTCATGCCTTGCGCAGAAGTATGTCCTCCATGCGCGCCGTGGCAGGCACACGGAAGAGCAGGATGAGCATGTAAACGGCCATGGCGATGTTGCCCAACAGCAGAATGCCTGCCAGCCAGCCGAGGCGCGCTAGCCAGGAGCGTTCCTTGTACGCCAGCCAGCAGTAGAAGGTGAGAAAGGCCCAGTAGGTATCAAACAGCGTGGCGATAAACCAAGGATGACCGCCCACGGAGCCGGGCAGAGCCCACAGCGCGCACTGGGTCGAAGCCCAGCTCGTGACTCCGAGCATGGACACCAGAACGATGATGAAAAACACGCGGAGAAACCAGATCATGAGCTTTTAGAAGGCGCGGTGAAGGGTGGCGTTGTTCGGGCGGGTGTACACAGCCTGCACCACGCTGATGTTCCGCGTGGCAAAGGCGGCCTCGCAGTACTGCAGGTAGTAGTTCCACTTGCGCATGAAACGCTCGTCAAAGCCCAGCGCCTTCACCTCTGCAGCCTTGGCATTGAAGCGCTCAAACCACAGTCGCAGCGTCTTCGCATACGATGCACCAAGATCTTCCAGGCCGTGCATGAACATCTCGCTCGTGCGGTTGATCGCTTCATTCACGCGCCCCACGCTGAGCAGCAGCGATCCGGGGAAGATGTGCTTCTGGATCCAGTCCACGCCTTTGCGCAGGTCTTTGTGCTGGCAGTCGGCCACGGTGATCATCTGAAAGGCCAGCAGCCCCTCGGGTTTCAACACCTCCGCGCACTTGGCAAAGTAGGTCTCCAGATACTTGTCTCCCACAGCCTCCAGCATTTCGATGGAGGCGATTTTGTCGAACTGACCTGTGATGTGGCGGTAGTCCTGCAGGCGGATTTCCACCCGGTCTGCCAGCCCTTCGCGCGCGACGCGCTCTGTGGCGTATTTGTGCTGCTCCTGGGAGATTGTCACCGCCGTGACCCGGCAGCCGTGATGCTTCGCCGCATGGCAGGAAAAGCCGCCCCAGCCGCAGCCGATCTCCAGCACATGATCTCCCGGCTTAAGATGCAGCTTCTGGCACAGCGCCTCATACTTGGAGTGCTGCGCCTCCGCCAGCGGCTGACCGGGATACTCAAAGCGTGCGGCGGAGTACGTCATCGTCTCATCCAACCAGAGGGAGTAGAATTCATTCCCCAGATCGTAGTGCTCGGAGATGTTCCGCCGGCTGGTGGCCACGCTGTTGGGCCGCAGCAGATGATGCACGCGGTTCACGACATTGAGCAGGTTCACAAACGCCACCTTGCTGGACGAGGAGCTTCCGCCCTGGGTTTTGGAGAGATTGAGGATGAACCACTCGATCACCGCGGCGATATCGTCCGTGTCCCAATCGCCTTCGACATAGGCTTCGCCAAAGCCCACATTGCCAAACAGCACGCATTGCTTGAAGAATTCACGGCTGCGGATGCGCATCTCCGCCGTGATGGGCGCGCCGGGAGCTCCGAGTGTCTGAGTCCGTCCATCCGGATGCACCAGGCGCATGCCGCCATGCACGAAGGGCTTGAGCGAAAGCATGAAGAGCCGCTCGTAAAAGCCAGGTTTGGATGCAGCCGCATTCGATACCAGGAGGGGAGTGTCGCAGGTGATGGTGTTGTTCATGATTTTCCGGGTGAAATGGACGCATGAGGCCGCAGCACTCCGAGCTGCAGGGCGGCATTGGCCGCCTTCCGATGCCAGGGAATGCGCTTGAGCCACAGCAGCAGCGCATGCC encodes the following:
- a CDS encoding SAM-dependent methyltransferase; its protein translation is MSTINAILAKNILPDPMIRLGIRQRLAETLRENKQPTAEAQRAALMRYVQDLKQMPVAIATDEANEQHYEVPTRFYQLVLGKHLKYSSGYWPDENTTFDESEAAMLKLTCERAELQDGQRILELGCGWGSLSLWMAEHYPNAQITSVSNSRTQKLFIDAEAEKRGLKNLTIITANMVHFQGVGDGIFDRCVSVEMFEHMKNYQELLRRVSTWLKPRGKLFVHIFTHREYAYHYEVRSDDDWMAKYFFTGGQMPSDDLLLYFQDDLKIEDHWCVSGLHYSKTSEAWLANMDAHKAEILPLFAETYGKDQVTKWWVWWRLFFLACAELWGYRGGEEWIVSHYRFIKP
- a CDS encoding SAM-dependent methyltransferase, whose amino-acid sequence is MNNTITCDTPLLVSNAAASKPGFYERLFMLSLKPFVHGGMRLVHPDGRTQTLGAPGAPITAEMRIRSREFFKQCVLFGNVGFGEAYVEGDWDTDDIAAVIEWFILNLSKTQGGSSSSSKVAFVNLLNVVNRVHHLLRPNSVATSRRNISEHYDLGNEFYSLWLDETMTYSAARFEYPGQPLAEAQHSKYEALCQKLHLKPGDHVLEIGCGWGGFSCHAAKHHGCRVTAVTISQEQHKYATERVAREGLADRVEIRLQDYRHITGQFDKIASIEMLEAVGDKYLETYFAKCAEVLKPEGLLAFQMITVADCQHKDLRKGVDWIQKHIFPGSLLLSVGRVNEAINRTSEMFMHGLEDLGASYAKTLRLWFERFNAKAAEVKALGFDERFMRKWNYYLQYCEAAFATRNISVVQAVYTRPNNATLHRAF
- a CDS encoding DUF1295 domain-containing protein — translated: MTHDFWFLTAVGTAVAVGLFALTWLLSLKLDNFSFVDVTWSYALAVVAPLYAWLAGGGWTQRKIIAVTMAVVWSVRLGTYLFFRVKRHHPHEDVRYAVLREKWRDALARNFFFFFQAQAVLIVLLAVPVLLACLNPAPQLNAIEIAGALLWLTGICGEALSDAQMQRFKADPASKGKVCQVGLWRYSRHPNYFFESVVWWGFWLFACGSPWGWVTLYAPLLMLHFLLRVTGIPLTEECAVKSKGDAYREYQRTTSAFVPWPPKS
- a CDS encoding DUF1475 family protein is translated as MIWFLRVFFIIVLVSMLGVTSWASTQCALWALPGSVGGHPWFIATLFDTYWAFLTFYCWLAYKERSWLARLGWLAGILLLGNIAMAVYMLILLFRVPATARMEDILLRKA
- a CDS encoding DUF2062 domain-containing protein, producing MTDATPSPSKESLWRRWVVKPVSAQLAQGTSPAKISQAIAFGVATGVFPLLGTTALLALGVGMLLKLNQPVLHVFRELVYPVQLATILIFMRTGEDLFGAAHVPLSIPMMMERFFADPMQFLAEFGMIGLYGVVVWLLLAPLLIAAVYFISRPFVDKLHKHIRFPNHDA